In the Devosia sp. SL43 genome, one interval contains:
- a CDS encoding GNAT family N-acetyltransferase gives MVTLRAYRPDDLDALYDICLVTGDGGKDASALHNDGKLIGHIYAAPYGVVEPDQAIVAEDDEGVAGYIVGTYDTDAFASKLEHEWWPALRQQYSDPALDLTEADRQRVAAIMRPSANPAELVAAYPAHVHMNLRSRLRGQGVGMALLKRWVEQARDAGVTGIHLGASASNSGGIAFWQKGGFMPLAQNERTAWFGMKL, from the coding sequence ATGGTGACGCTTCGCGCCTATCGGCCGGACGACCTCGATGCGCTTTATGACATTTGCCTTGTCACCGGCGACGGGGGCAAAGATGCAAGTGCACTGCACAATGACGGCAAGCTGATCGGTCACATCTATGCGGCGCCCTATGGGGTGGTCGAGCCCGATCAGGCGATCGTGGCCGAGGATGACGAGGGCGTCGCCGGCTATATTGTCGGCACGTATGACACTGACGCGTTTGCCAGCAAGCTCGAGCACGAATGGTGGCCGGCTTTGCGCCAGCAATATTCGGACCCCGCGCTTGACCTGACCGAAGCGGATCGGCAGCGCGTGGCCGCAATCATGCGGCCATCGGCCAATCCGGCCGAGCTAGTGGCGGCATATCCGGCGCATGTTCATATGAACCTGCGGTCGCGACTGCGCGGCCAGGGCGTCGGCATGGCGCTGCTCAAACGATGGGTTGAGCAGGCGCGTGACGCAGGTGTGACAGGTATTCACCTTGGTGCCAGCGCGAGCAATTCCGGCGGGATTGCGTTCTGGCAAAAGGGTGGGTTCATGCCCCTGGCGCAGAATGAGCGGACGGCCTGGTTCGGGATGAAGCTCTGA
- a CDS encoding type II toxin-antitoxin system CcdA family antitoxin, with amino-acid sequence MSERSAAKKPTNLSLDQGVLTEARSFGVNLSQAAEAGLRRAIADAKAEAWRRDNARALADSNSWVEEHGLPLDRFRQF; translated from the coding sequence ATGTCTGAGCGTTCCGCCGCAAAGAAGCCGACCAACCTGTCCTTGGATCAAGGCGTTCTCACCGAGGCCAGATCGTTCGGTGTCAATCTCTCACAAGCCGCGGAAGCTGGCCTTCGCCGCGCAATTGCCGACGCGAAGGCCGAAGCCTGGCGGCGGGACAATGCGCGGGCGCTCGCCGACTCAAACAGCTGGGTCGAAGAGCATGGCTTGCCTCTCGATAGATTCCGGCAGTTCTGA
- a CDS encoding CvpA family protein, protein MLTAFDVGVGVLVLISAILATARGLTREVLSLATWAGSAAIAIYMWQYHPEIARGFIAEQIVADIATVVLSFIVALIVLHLLTMRIADFVVDSRIGPIDRTLGFVFGVLRGILIAIVITIFGTWLLPNNLPPWAAESQSLPHLQNMGNTLISMLPEGLEEQVTEILKGGTGLTEEDPNAPAVPVEEGTDETENGTVDPTAPATPAVPAPATNT, encoded by the coding sequence ATGCTGACAGCGTTCGACGTTGGTGTTGGTGTGCTGGTGCTGATTTCAGCAATCCTGGCCACGGCGCGCGGGCTGACCCGCGAAGTCCTGTCGCTGGCGACCTGGGCGGGTTCGGCTGCGATCGCCATCTATATGTGGCAGTATCACCCCGAAATCGCGCGCGGCTTTATCGCCGAGCAGATCGTGGCTGACATCGCCACGGTGGTGCTGAGCTTCATCGTGGCACTGATCGTGCTGCATCTGCTGACCATGCGCATCGCCGATTTCGTGGTCGACAGCCGCATCGGGCCGATCGACCGGACGCTGGGCTTCGTATTCGGCGTGCTGCGAGGCATCCTGATCGCCATCGTCATCACCATTTTCGGCACCTGGCTGCTGCCCAACAACCTGCCGCCATGGGCCGCTGAATCGCAGTCGCTGCCGCACCTGCAGAATATGGGCAACACGCTGATCTCGATGCTTCCAGAGGGGCTGGAGGAGCAGGTTACCGAGATTCTCAAGGGTGGCACGGGCCTGACCGAAGAGGATCCGAATGCGCCGGCCGTCCCGGTCGAAGAGGGCACGGACGAAACCGAGAACGGCACTGTTGACCCGACTGCGCCCGCTACGCCGGCAGTCCCTGCGCCAGCGACCAACACCTGA
- a CDS encoding VOC family protein, whose protein sequence is MLTDHRAYATIPAADMNRAKAWYRDKLGLMPASEDDMGCMYQVGGGSSFLLYPTSNAGQAPNTLLSFTTDDIESEVQDMRRHGVTFEDYDMPGLKTVNGIATMGKFHAAWFRDSEGNILAVGDELH, encoded by the coding sequence ATGCTCACAGATCATCGTGCCTACGCAACCATCCCGGCTGCAGACATGAACCGGGCCAAGGCCTGGTATCGCGACAAACTCGGCCTCATGCCGGCCAGCGAGGACGACATGGGCTGCATGTACCAGGTCGGCGGCGGCAGCAGTTTTCTGCTGTATCCGACGTCCAATGCGGGCCAGGCGCCCAATACTCTGCTGTCCTTCACCACTGATGACATCGAGTCCGAGGTGCAGGACATGCGGCGGCACGGCGTGACGTTCGAAGACTATGACATGCCCGGGCTCAAGACGGTGAATGGCATCGCCACGATGGGCAAGTTCCACGCCGCCTGGTTCAGGGATTCGGAAGGCAATATCCTGGCTGTTGGCGACGAGCTGCACTGA
- a CDS encoding replicative DNA helicase — protein MAEIARLHPAEDKSFRLAPHNVEAEQALLGAILLNNDAFYRVSDFLESVHFYEPIHREIYEVAGKIIRAGKSADPTTIKTHLPDQLLPDITMAQYLAKLAAEATTVLNAADYGQAIYDTAIRRNLILVGEEMVAVAYDGSDVEMTPNKQIEKVEGELFQLAEKGRYDGGFQNFSSALSASIQMAGEAYQRDGGLSGVATLLDDLDRQMGGLQKSDLIILAGRPAMGKTSLATNIAFNVAKSWKGDVSPDGNQKTVNGGIVGFFSLEMSSEQLATRILAEQAEISSSDIRRGRIHDSQFAKLVDVSNMMSKLPLYIDDTGGISVAQLAARARRLKRQKGLDFLVIDYLQLLSGSSKATSQNRVQELTEITTTLKALAKELEVPIVALSQLSRQVESRDDKHPQLADLRESGSIEQDADVVLFVYREEYYLKNKEPKEGSPEHLTWQGEMEKVHGKAEVIIAKQRHGPTGTVQLSFEAQYTRFGNLARADYLPERME, from the coding sequence ATGGCAGAGATCGCACGGCTCCATCCGGCGGAAGACAAATCGTTCCGCCTTGCCCCCCACAATGTGGAGGCCGAGCAGGCGTTGCTGGGTGCGATTCTGCTGAACAATGACGCGTTCTATCGCGTCTCGGATTTCCTGGAATCGGTGCATTTCTACGAGCCGATCCACCGGGAAATCTATGAAGTTGCCGGCAAGATCATCCGGGCGGGCAAGTCGGCAGACCCGACGACGATCAAGACCCACCTGCCCGACCAGCTGCTGCCTGATATCACCATGGCGCAGTACTTGGCCAAGCTTGCCGCCGAGGCGACGACGGTCCTCAACGCGGCGGATTATGGGCAGGCCATCTATGACACTGCCATTCGCCGCAACCTGATTCTGGTGGGTGAGGAAATGGTGGCGGTTGCCTATGATGGCAGCGACGTCGAGATGACGCCCAACAAGCAGATCGAAAAGGTCGAGGGTGAGCTGTTCCAGCTGGCCGAGAAGGGCCGCTACGATGGTGGCTTCCAGAATTTTTCCAGCGCGCTCAGCGCCTCCATCCAGATGGCGGGCGAGGCCTATCAGCGTGATGGCGGGCTATCGGGTGTTGCGACCCTGCTGGACGATCTCGACCGGCAGATGGGCGGGTTGCAGAAGTCGGACTTGATCATCCTCGCGGGTCGCCCGGCCATGGGCAAGACGTCGCTGGCCACCAATATCGCCTTCAACGTCGCCAAATCCTGGAAGGGCGATGTGAGCCCGGATGGCAACCAGAAGACGGTCAATGGTGGCATTGTCGGCTTCTTCAGCCTCGAAATGAGCTCGGAGCAGCTGGCAACGCGTATTCTCGCCGAGCAGGCGGAGATCTCGTCCTCGGACATCCGTCGCGGCCGCATCCATGACAGCCAGTTCGCCAAGCTGGTGGATGTCAGCAACATGATGAGCAAGCTGCCGCTCTATATCGACGACACGGGCGGTATCAGCGTGGCGCAGCTGGCGGCGCGGGCGCGGCGGCTGAAGCGGCAGAAGGGGCTCGATTTCCTCGTGATCGACTATTTGCAACTGCTGAGCGGGTCGTCCAAGGCAACGAGCCAGAACCGCGTGCAGGAACTGACGGAAATCACCACGACGCTCAAGGCCCTGGCCAAGGAACTGGAAGTGCCGATCGTGGCGCTGTCGCAGCTGTCGCGTCAGGTGGAGTCGCGCGACGACAAGCATCCTCAACTGGCAGATTTGCGCGAATCGGGTTCTATCGAGCAAGACGCCGACGTGGTGCTGTTCGTGTATCGCGAAGAGTATTATCTGAAGAACAAGGAGCCCAAAGAGGGCTCGCCAGAACATCTGACGTGGCAGGGGGAAATGGAAAAGGTGCACGGCAAGGCCGAAGTCATCATCGCCAAGCAGCGCCACGGCCCAACCGGCACGGTGCAGCTGAGCTTTGAGGCGCAGTATACGCGCTTCGGCAACCTGGCACGCGCCGACTACCTGCCCGAGCGCATGGAATAG
- the rplI gene encoding 50S ribosomal protein L9, translated as MKVILLERIGRTGSIGDEVSVKDGFARNFLLPQGKALRATAANRQKFEAERAHIEKRNDERKNAAAGIAEGLNGREVVIIRQAGETGQLYGSVASRDVVEALAADGFTVQRSQVDLADPIKSVGVHTVALNLHAEVAVSITVNVARSTDEAARQSAGEDVTVTVYEDDVEGDFAAGQKDAQQDDRFDDEAV; from the coding sequence ATGAAAGTCATTCTCCTCGAGCGCATCGGCCGCACCGGTTCGATCGGCGACGAAGTTTCGGTGAAGGACGGGTTCGCCCGTAACTTCCTGCTGCCGCAGGGCAAGGCGCTCCGCGCCACTGCTGCAAACCGCCAGAAGTTCGAAGCCGAGCGTGCGCATATCGAAAAGCGCAACGACGAGCGCAAGAACGCTGCTGCTGGCATCGCAGAAGGCCTCAACGGCCGCGAAGTCGTGATCATCCGCCAGGCCGGCGAAACCGGCCAGCTGTATGGCTCGGTTGCATCGCGCGACGTCGTGGAAGCCCTGGCTGCCGACGGTTTCACCGTGCAGCGTTCGCAGGTCGACCTGGCCGACCCGATCAAGTCGGTTGGTGTCCACACCGTGGCGCTGAATCTGCATGCCGAAGTGGCCGTGTCGATCACCGTCAACGTCGCCCGTTCGACCGACGAAGCCGCCCGCCAGTCGGCTGGTGAAGACGTCACCGTCACCGTCTATGAAGACGATGTGGAAGGCGACTTCGCTGCCGGCCAGAAGGACGCGCAGCAGGACGACCGTTTCGACGACGAAGCCGTCTAG
- the rpsF gene encoding 30S ribosomal protein S6, whose protein sequence is MALYEHIYLARQDVSQQQVEELTAALTEVLASGGGKVTKNEYWGLKGLSYRIRKNRKAHYTLLNIEAAPQAVAEMERQMRINEDILRFMTVRVDELEEGPSAMMQKRDRDDRDGDRAGGRPDRGGDRGGFGGGERRPRRF, encoded by the coding sequence ATGGCCCTCTACGAGCATATCTACCTGGCTCGCCAGGACGTTTCCCAGCAGCAGGTTGAAGAACTGACCGCTGCGCTGACCGAAGTCCTCGCTTCCGGCGGCGGCAAGGTCACCAAGAATGAATACTGGGGCCTCAAGGGTCTCTCCTACCGCATCCGCAAGAACCGCAAGGCGCATTACACGCTGCTGAACATCGAAGCCGCCCCACAGGCCGTGGCCGAGATGGAACGCCAGATGCGCATCAACGAAGACATCCTGCGCTTCATGACCGTCCGCGTGGACGAGCTGGAAGAAGGCCCGTCGGCAATGATGCAGAAGCGCGATCGCGACGACCGTGATGGCGACCGCGCAGGCGGCCGTCCGGATCGCGGCGGCGACCGTGGTGGCTTCGGCGGCGGCGAACGCCGTCCGCGTCGTTTCTAA
- the rpsR gene encoding 30S ribosomal protein S18, protein MAIKDLTTAQARRPFQRRRKTCPFSGEGAPKIDYKDVRLLSRYVSERGKIVPSRITAVSAKKQRELAQAIKRARFIGIMPYAVQ, encoded by the coding sequence ATGGCAATCAAAGACCTTACCACCGCCCAGGCCCGCCGTCCGTTCCAGCGCCGCCGCAAGACCTGCCCGTTCTCGGGCGAAGGCGCGCCAAAGATCGACTACAAGGACGTGCGCCTGCTCTCGCGTTACGTTTCCGAGCGCGGCAAGATCGTCCCGAGCCGCATCACCGCCGTTTCGGCCAAGAAGCAGCGCGAACTGGCCCAGGCCATCAAGCGGGCCCGCTTCATCGGCATCATGCCGTATGCCGTCCAGTAA
- the purF gene encoding amidophosphoribosyltransferase has protein sequence MNHPSDDSFDLESDTLHEECGVFGILGHSDASTLTALGLHALQHRGQEAAGIVSFDGRQFYTEKRMGLVGDHYTDPALLARLPGSIAIGHTRYSTTGEVALRNVQPLFAELEAGGIAIAHNGNFTNGLTLRRQIIATGAICQSTSDTEVVLHLIARSRHSSSTDRFIDAIRQMEGGYAMLAMTRTKLIAARDPIGIRPLVMGELDGKPIFCSETCALDIIGAKYIRDVENGEVIICELQPDGSISIEERKPARPEPERPCLFEYVYFARPDSVVAGRSVYGARKRMGFNLAKEAPVEADVVVPVPDGGTPAAIGFAQASGIPFELGIIRNHYVGRTFIEPTQSIRAFGVRLKHSANRHEIAGKRVVLVDDSIVRGTTSLKIVQMIRDAGATEVHIRVASPMIYYSDYYGIDTPDPEKLLANQYRDLESMCRFIGADSLAFLSIDGLYDAVGGEKRNNAAPQFTDHYFTGDYPTQLTDLNGRTKNEPKKIALLKEAG, from the coding sequence GTGAACCATCCGAGCGACGACTCATTCGATCTCGAAAGCGACACGCTGCATGAAGAGTGCGGCGTGTTTGGCATTTTGGGGCACAGTGATGCATCGACGCTGACGGCGCTCGGCCTGCATGCGCTGCAGCATCGCGGCCAGGAAGCGGCAGGCATCGTCAGCTTCGATGGCAGGCAGTTTTATACCGAAAAGCGCATGGGCCTGGTGGGCGACCACTATACCGACCCGGCCCTGCTGGCCCGCCTGCCCGGCTCGATCGCCATCGGCCATACTCGCTATTCGACGACCGGCGAAGTGGCCTTGCGCAATGTGCAGCCGCTGTTCGCCGAACTCGAGGCCGGCGGCATTGCAATTGCCCATAATGGCAACTTCACCAATGGGCTGACGCTGCGCCGGCAGATCATTGCCACCGGCGCGATCTGCCAGTCGACTTCGGACACCGAAGTTGTGCTGCATCTGATCGCGCGCTCACGTCACTCATCCAGCACCGATCGCTTCATCGACGCCATTCGCCAGATGGAAGGCGGTTACGCCATGCTGGCGATGACGCGCACCAAGCTGATCGCGGCGCGCGACCCCATCGGCATTCGCCCACTGGTGATGGGCGAACTCGACGGCAAGCCGATCTTCTGCTCGGAGACCTGTGCGCTCGACATTATCGGCGCCAAGTACATTCGCGACGTCGAGAATGGCGAAGTCATCATCTGCGAATTGCAGCCCGATGGCTCGATCAGTATCGAGGAACGCAAGCCGGCCCGCCCGGAGCCCGAGCGCCCCTGCCTGTTCGAGTATGTCTATTTCGCCCGCCCGGATTCGGTCGTGGCCGGCCGCAGCGTCTATGGCGCGCGCAAGCGCATGGGGTTCAACCTCGCCAAGGAAGCGCCAGTGGAAGCCGATGTCGTGGTGCCGGTGCCCGATGGCGGGACGCCGGCGGCCATCGGTTTCGCGCAGGCCAGCGGCATTCCGTTTGAGCTGGGCATCATCCGCAACCACTATGTGGGCCGTACCTTCATCGAACCGACGCAGTCGATCCGTGCCTTTGGCGTGCGGCTCAAGCACTCGGCCAACCGGCATGAGATTGCCGGCAAGCGCGTGGTTCTGGTCGACGATTCGATTGTGCGTGGCACGACTTCGCTCAAGATCGTCCAGATGATCCGCGACGCCGGCGCCACCGAGGTGCATATCCGCGTCGCCAGCCCGATGATCTACTATTCGGACTATTACGGCATCGACACGCCGGACCCGGAAAAGCTGCTGGCTAACCAGTATCGCGACCTCGAATCGATGTGCCGGTTCATCGGCGCGGATTCGCTGGCATTCCTGTCGATCGACGGGCTCTATGACGCCGTGGGTGGCGAGAAGCGCAACAACGCGGCGCCGCAATTCACCGATCACTATTTCACGGGCGACTATCCGACGCAGTTGACCGATCTCAATGGCCGGACCAAGAACGAGCCGAAGAAGATCGCCCTGCTCAAGGAAGCCGGTTAA
- the alr gene encoding alanine racemase, whose translation MALTSGLGGQLSIDLGALARNWRALDKVSAGALTGAVVKADAYGTGITMAAKALHAAGARFFFVATPDEGIAVRAALPDAHIFVLNGLYPGAANLYIRQNMMPILSSMAMLEEWMAKCLERNEAYPSAFHFDTGINRLGFRLNEAGKVRERIQTLGYAPQMVMSHLACADQPTHEKNRTQLALFGSVMNQFPGIPASLANSAGLMTGRDYHFQMVRPGIALYGGRAVNGRKNPMAPVVTLHVPILQIAEARTGETVGYGATYSLSRNSRLAIIGHGYADGLLRSLSGNNTRPGGKVIIRGKACPIVGRISMDQTVVDITELGQDIPSPGEGAEVFGNVLGIDEQADAGGTIGYELLTSLKGRYSRNYVGDGNLPPG comes from the coding sequence ATGGCGTTGACGTCGGGCCTCGGGGGGCAACTCAGCATCGATCTTGGGGCACTGGCCCGAAACTGGCGGGCCCTGGACAAGGTCAGCGCCGGCGCGCTAACGGGCGCCGTGGTGAAGGCCGATGCCTATGGCACCGGCATCACCATGGCAGCCAAGGCACTGCATGCGGCCGGGGCGCGCTTCTTCTTCGTGGCGACGCCCGACGAAGGCATCGCGGTGCGCGCTGCCCTGCCCGACGCCCATATCTTTGTGCTCAACGGGCTCTATCCCGGCGCGGCCAACCTCTATATCCGCCAAAATATGATGCCGATCCTGTCTTCGATGGCGATGCTTGAAGAGTGGATGGCCAAGTGCCTGGAGCGGAACGAGGCCTACCCCTCAGCCTTCCACTTCGATACCGGCATCAACCGGCTGGGCTTTCGCCTCAACGAGGCGGGCAAGGTGCGCGAGCGCATCCAGACCCTTGGTTATGCCCCGCAAATGGTGATGAGCCACCTCGCCTGCGCCGATCAGCCGACGCATGAGAAGAACCGCACCCAGCTGGCGCTGTTCGGCTCGGTGATGAACCAGTTTCCGGGCATTCCGGCATCGCTCGCCAATTCGGCTGGGCTGATGACGGGGCGCGACTATCACTTCCAGATGGTGCGGCCGGGCATCGCGCTCTATGGCGGGCGGGCAGTGAACGGCCGGAAAAATCCGATGGCGCCGGTGGTGACGCTGCATGTGCCGATTCTGCAGATCGCCGAAGCGCGGACGGGCGAGACGGTGGGATATGGCGCGACCTATTCGCTGTCACGCAATAGCCGGCTGGCCATTATCGGGCATGGCTATGCCGATGGTCTGCTGCGCTCGCTGTCAGGCAACAATACGCGGCCGGGCGGCAAGGTGATCATCCGCGGCAAGGCGTGCCCCATTGTCGGCCGCATCTCGATGGACCAGACGGTGGTCGACATCACCGAACTGGGCCAGGACATTCCGAGCCCCGGCGAGGGCGCTGAAGTATTCGGCAATGTGCTCGGCATCGACGAGCAGGCCGATGCCGGCGGGACGATCGGCTACGAGCTGCTGACGTCGCTCAAGGGGCGGTATAGCCGGAACTATGTGGGCGACGGGAATTTGCCCCCGGGATAG
- a CDS encoding SDR family NAD(P)-dependent oxidoreductase, with the protein MAGTKVAAGQDLAGKVVLVTGASRGIGYAASLEAARRGAHVVAVARTVGGLEELDDEIQDLGSASTLVPLDLRDGDAIDRLGAAIFERWGALDGLIANAGQLGVLSPLPHVKPEDFDKVIAVNVTANYRLLRSTDLLLRQSVAGRAVFVSSSSAKSARPFWGLYAASKAAVDAMAKSYAGEVAQTKVKVNVFYPGAVRTAMRAKAMPGEDPDTLPKPSDIAPKLVDMVSPSLKETGKLFDAATGTFSDI; encoded by the coding sequence ATGGCTGGAACAAAGGTTGCCGCCGGACAGGATCTGGCAGGCAAAGTCGTCCTCGTAACCGGCGCATCGCGCGGTATCGGCTATGCAGCATCGCTGGAAGCGGCGCGGCGAGGGGCCCATGTGGTGGCCGTGGCGCGCACTGTAGGCGGGCTTGAAGAACTGGACGACGAAATCCAGGACCTCGGATCGGCGTCGACGCTGGTGCCGCTCGACCTGCGCGATGGCGACGCCATCGACCGGCTGGGTGCGGCCATTTTCGAGCGCTGGGGCGCGCTTGACGGGCTGATCGCCAATGCAGGCCAACTCGGCGTACTGAGCCCCCTGCCCCATGTGAAGCCGGAAGATTTCGACAAGGTGATCGCCGTCAACGTGACGGCCAATTACCGTCTGCTGCGCTCGACGGACCTGCTGCTGCGACAGTCGGTGGCGGGTCGGGCAGTGTTCGTATCGTCATCGTCGGCCAAGTCGGCGCGGCCGTTCTGGGGGCTCTATGCCGCCAGCAAGGCGGCGGTGGATGCGATGGCCAAGTCCTATGCCGGGGAAGTGGCGCAGACCAAGGTCAAGGTCAACGTGTTCTATCCCGGCGCTGTGCGCACCGCGATGCGGGCCAAGGCCATGCCGGGCGAGGATCCGGACACGCTGCCCAAGCCGTCCGATATCGCGCCCAAGCTGGTCGATATGGTCAGCCCCTCGCTCAAGGAAACCGGCAAGCTGTTCGATGCGGCGACCGGCACGTTCAGCGATATCTGA
- a CDS encoding CcdB family protein, which produces MARFDVYLNPDGKGYLLDVQANLLDALNTRIVVPLIPEAVAPTAAQRLNPIFEIEAERCVMVTQFMAAVPRAILRAPLTNLAAHDTEIANALDMAFVGF; this is translated from the coding sequence ATGGCGCGCTTCGACGTTTATCTCAACCCTGACGGCAAAGGGTATCTGCTGGATGTCCAGGCCAATCTGCTCGACGCACTGAACACCCGCATCGTCGTACCGCTGATCCCCGAAGCCGTGGCGCCCACCGCTGCTCAGCGGCTAAACCCGATCTTTGAGATCGAAGCTGAGCGCTGCGTAATGGTCACGCAGTTCATGGCAGCTGTTCCCCGCGCCATATTGCGGGCCCCGCTAACCAACCTTGCCGCTCATGACACCGAAATCGCCAACGCCCTGGACATGGCATTCGTCGGCTTCTGA
- the radA gene encoding DNA repair protein RadA, whose product MAKSRSSFVCQACGAVTSRWQGRCDACGDWNTIVEEITDSGVGAGPKSAKAGGRPGNLVPLSGETESAARVVTGIAELDRVTGGGFVMGSALLVGGDPGIGKSTLLLQAAAALANRGKRVVYVSGEEAVAQVRLRAQRLGLGESSVLLAAETNVEIILATLENGPAPDLVIIDSIQTLWTDRVDSAPGTVTQVRTSAQALTRFAKKSGAAVVLVGHVTKDGQIAGPRVVEHMVDAVLYFEGDTSHTFRILRGVKNRYGATDEIGVFAMTELGLEQVANPSALFLDQRDEGAAGSAVFAGMEGTRPILIEIQALVAPSPLGTPRRAVVGWDSSRLSMVLAVLETRCGVRIGANDIYLNVAGGLKINEPAADLAVAAALISSLTSSPLPSDAVYFGEISLAGGVRPVVHGALRLREAQKLGFKSVSTGRLANADRNSGMDVSEFTALSELVGRIAANGKPREPERDEW is encoded by the coding sequence ATGGCCAAATCCCGATCTTCGTTCGTCTGCCAGGCCTGCGGTGCCGTTACGTCGCGCTGGCAGGGGCGGTGTGATGCCTGCGGGGATTGGAACACCATTGTCGAGGAAATCACCGATTCAGGCGTCGGGGCCGGACCGAAATCGGCCAAGGCTGGGGGGCGGCCGGGCAATCTGGTGCCGCTGTCTGGCGAGACCGAGAGCGCGGCGCGCGTAGTGACGGGCATTGCCGAGCTGGACCGGGTGACAGGGGGCGGTTTCGTCATGGGCTCGGCACTGCTGGTTGGCGGCGATCCCGGCATCGGTAAATCCACGCTCTTGCTGCAGGCGGCGGCGGCCCTGGCCAATCGCGGCAAGCGCGTGGTCTACGTGTCGGGTGAAGAGGCGGTGGCCCAGGTGCGGCTGCGGGCGCAGCGGCTGGGCCTGGGTGAGTCGTCGGTGTTGCTGGCGGCGGAGACCAATGTCGAAATCATCCTGGCGACGCTGGAGAACGGCCCTGCCCCCGATCTTGTCATCATCGATTCGATCCAGACGCTATGGACGGACCGGGTGGACAGCGCGCCAGGCACGGTGACGCAGGTGCGGACCTCGGCACAGGCGCTGACGCGGTTTGCCAAGAAGAGTGGCGCGGCGGTTGTGCTGGTGGGGCATGTGACCAAGGACGGGCAGATTGCCGGGCCGCGCGTGGTCGAGCACATGGTGGACGCTGTGCTCTACTTCGAGGGCGACACCAGCCACACCTTCCGCATTTTGCGCGGCGTGAAGAACCGCTATGGCGCGACCGACGAGATCGGCGTGTTCGCCATGACCGAGTTGGGGCTGGAGCAGGTGGCCAATCCATCGGCGCTGTTCCTCGACCAGCGCGACGAGGGCGCGGCGGGTTCGGCGGTCTTTGCCGGCATGGAGGGGACGCGGCCCATCCTGATCGAAATCCAGGCGCTGGTGGCGCCCTCGCCGCTCGGTACGCCGCGACGGGCCGTGGTGGGCTGGGATTCGTCGCGGCTATCGATGGTGCTGGCGGTGCTGGAGACACGCTGCGGCGTGCGGATCGGGGCCAATGACATCTATCTCAACGTGGCGGGCGGACTGAAGATCAACGAGCCGGCGGCGGACCTGGCGGTTGCGGCGGCGCTGATATCCTCGCTGACCAGTTCGCCGTTGCCATCGGATGCGGTGTATTTCGGTGAAATCTCGCTGGCGGGCGGGGTGCGTCCGGTAGTGCATGGCGCGCTGCGACTGCGCGAGGCGCAGAAGCTGGGGTTCAAGTCGGTCTCGACCGGACGGCTGGCCAACGCGGATCGCAACAGCGGCATGGATGTGTCGGAATTCACGGCATTATCGGAGTTGGTGGGGCGGATCGCGGCCAATGGCAAGCCGCGCGAACCCGAGCGTGATGAGTGGTAG